Part of the Companilactobacillus zhachilii genome is shown below.
AACTGGATCAGTTTCAATCGTGATGATAATATGGAAATTGCTCAAGAATTAGGCATTATGGGAATTCCTAGCTTTGTTATTATTGAAAATGGCAAAGAAATTGGTAGACTAGTAAATAAAGATCGAAAAACTAAAGAAGAAGTTGAGACCTTTATTAACGGTGTAATTAACGCTTAGTATTAACATTGCTTAGATAGCCGCCTCCGGGCGTAAGAAATTTGGGCTGCTGTGGGGACCGGTTGGAGCCAAGGTCTCCAATCTCGATTTTGAACTTCGCCAAGAACGCGAATTTCAAAACTCGTCCCGTATTGTAATGGCTAAAGCCATAACAATACCTTCACTGCTGCCTAAATTTCTTACGCTCGGAGGCTAGTGTATTAGTTACTTCTGGTTGAATTTTTCATATGAATTTTCTTATTACAAATATGAATATTTAATAAAAATGATACTAGTTGGAAGAGTGAAGAAAGATTAACAGACAGTGAAAGTGGTGTTAGTGCTTTAGCACTTACACCACCGGGCGTATTTGGAGACTTGCTTGCAAGTCTTCAAATCGAGGTCTGAGACCTTGGCTCAGACCGGTCCGAACCGCCAGTTAATCTTTCTTCACTCTGGAAACGGCATAATACTAAATATTAATTAACAAATAAATTAATCAAGTGAGGGAAAAAACTTGCTATTAAGCTTTTATAATCCAGATGTTTTAGGGGATGTCTTGATTGTCGAGACAGCAGAAGATGTTGCGGCACAAGATACGACTCAAAAAGATAATGTAGTACGTATTTTTAATACAGAAACTAATGATGCCATTGGATTCAACTTTTTGGACTTGGTGAAGCGCTAGGTATCCAAAATGAATCCGGTCAAGTATTTCTTGATGACAAGCAAGTAGACACTTTGAATAGTGCCATTGCTAAAGCAGGTTTTTCTGATAAATTAGAGACTGATAATAGTCCCAAGTTCGTTATTGGACATGTTGATGAAATGGAAGCACATCCTGATTCAGATCATTTGCACATTACTCAAACAAGTGTTGGTTTAGATAAACCTGTACAAATCGTTTGTGGTGCGCCAAATATTGAACAAGGTCAACTAGTTGTCGTTGCATTGCCGGGTGCGGTAATGCCAACCGGAGCTGAAATTTGGCCTGGTGCCTTACGTGGCGTTGATAGTTATGGGATGATTTGTTCTGCTCGTGAATTAGGTATTCCTAATGCACCACAAAAACGTGGAATTTTGGTACTCGATAATGGTACAGCAGGACAAGCATTTGATTTTGAAGCAGCTAAGAATTTGTTCGATTAGGAGTTATTATGGAAAATACAGTCTATCATTTTGTTGGAATTAAAGGTACAGGTATGAGTGCTTTAGCACTTATTTTGAAAGACCTAGGATATGAAGTTCAGGGATCAGATATTGATAAATATACATTTACTCAACGTGGCCTTGAACAAGCAGGTATTAAAATCTTACCTTTCGATGAAAATAATATTCATGAAGCTTTGACAATTGTTAAAGGAAACGCTTTTAATGATGACCAAGTAGAAATTAAAAAAGCTAATGATATGCATTTATCAGTTATTACATATCCAGAATTAGTTGGTAAATTGGTTAATGATTATACATCAATTGGTATTGCTGGTTCACATGGTAAGACAAGTACAACTGGTCTTTTGGCACATACACTTAGTGGAATTGCTAAGACTTCATACTTGATTGGTGATGGTACTGGTAAAGGTATCAAAGATGCAAAATTCTTTGTATTTGAAGCTGATGA
Proteins encoded:
- a CDS encoding thioredoxin family protein: MKTFEDYGVKDWHEITKEGKHILFFHADWCPDCKFIEPKLPELEKEYSDFNWISFNRDDNMEIAQELGIMGIPSFVIIENGKEIGRLVNKDRKTKEEVETFINGVINA